The Chryseobacterium sp. JV274 sequence CCATATTGGCAATGAATTTCGGGACAAAGAAAGGATTGAATCTTGGTGTTCCGTCACCAGCTGCAAAGTTCATGACCTCGCTTTCAAAAGTCCACATTCCGCCTTGTCCTGTTCCCCAGATAACACCCACATCAAATGGATCCATGTTTTCCAGTTCAAGTCCGGAATCTTTTAAAGCTTCCGCGGTAGAATACATTGCATATTGTGAAAATAAATCACTTCTTTTGATTTCGTTGTGTGTTAAATGGAGTTTTGGATCAAAATTTTTAACCTCACATGCGAAATGTACTTTAAATTTTTCTGTGTCAAAATGGGTGATTGTATTTGCTCCACTCACTCCGTTGATACTGTTTTGCCAAAATTCTTCGACATTGTTTCCCAAAGGCGTCACCGCGCCAAGACCTGTAATGACAACTCTTTTCATACTTAGTTATTGATTTTGAATAAATTCGAGGTTCCTCTTGCGATTAATCGTGTTTTGTCTGCATTCCATATTTCGCATTGAGCGTTTACGAATTGCTTACCTCTTTTAATGATTTTAGTTTCAGCTACAATATTATCATTTTCTTTTGCAGTTGAAAAATAATCTATGACATTATTTATAGTGGTAATGAAAGAATTTTCATTTAAAGAAAACATGGTGGCGCCAATGATATCATCTATAATTGCTGCGGTAACTCCACCGTGAAGATTTCCTATAGGGTTCAGCCACTCCGGTCTTACTGTATATTGAAATTCCAGTTGGCCTTCTTCAACAGAAAGAACAATAGGGTTGAGCCATTTCATAAAAGGAGATGGTGACTGATCAAATTCTTTTCCGATGAATTGCTGTAATTGTGCTAATCTATCCATACTTTCAATTTTTATTTCTCTAAAATCATGGTTACTCCCTGTCCACGTGCGGCACAAATGGATATAAAACCTTTTCCACTGCCTTTTTCATCAAGTAATTTTGCAAGGGTTGCAATAATTCTTCCGCCTGTTGCTGCAAAAGGATGGGCTGCGGCAAGGCTTCCTCCCTTTACATTCAGCTTACTTCTGTCAATCTTACCAAGTGCCTTTTCCAATCCGAATTTTTTGGCAAGCTCTTCATTTTCCCAGATTTTTATGGTAGCTAAAACCTGCGCGGCAAATGCTTCATGGATTTCATAGTAATCGAAATCTGAGAGGTTCATACCTGCTTTTTTCAGCATTCTTTCTGCAGCAAAAACGGGTGCCAGAAGTAAATCCTGTTTATTTTCAACATATTCTATTCCTGCCAGTTCTGAAAAAGTAATATATGCTAAAACAGGAAGGTTGTTGGCTTTTGCCCATTCTTCACTGGCCAGTAAAACTGCCGAAGCACCATCGGTAAATGGCGTTGAATTTCCCGCTGTTAAAGTTCCGTTTTGCTTATCAAAAGCAGGTTTTAGCTGTGATAATTTTTCAATACTGCTGTCACGGCGCATATTATTATCTTTATCTAATCCGAAGGCAGGCGTAATCATATCATCAAAGAATCCTTCGTCATAGGCTTTTGCCATATTCTGATGACTTTTTAAAGCCAGTTCGTCCTGTTCTTCTCTCGATATTTTGTAGTATTTAGCAGTAATTTCTGTATGTTCTCCCATTACCAGACCTGTTTTGGGCTCCTGTCCTTTGTAAGGAATAGGCATCCAGTCTTTCAGTTTCGGGCTTAAAAGCTGCTTTATTTTTCCAAATGCTGATTTTTCTTTATTGGCTTTTAAGAGTGCTTTTCTTAATCTGGGAGAAGATTCAAACGGGATGTTGCTCATAGCTTCCACTCCGCATGCAATACCACATTCTATCTGGCCTAGCGCAATTTTATTTCCTATATAAATAGCTGATTCAATGCCCGTGTCACATGCCTGTTGAAGATCACATGCAGGAGTTGCCGGATCAAGAGTAGTATTCATCACGGTTTCTCTGATGAGGTTGCTTTCGGAAATATGCTTAATCACTGCACCGCCGGCAACTTCTCCAAGTCTTTTTCCTTTAAGGTGATAACGATCTATCAATCCGTTCAGAGAAGCGAGCAGCAGATCCTGGTTTCCCTGTTCCGAATAAGCTGTATTCATTCTGGCGAAAGGAATTCTGTTGTATCCTACAATTGCCACTTTTTTTGTTTCCATATTTGTATAATTTATGATGGAAGAATATTGAGTTCATGATCAATCATGTAGATGATTTTATCCAAAGCATGATTTAGAAAACTTTGATCACCCATTGTTTTTGAGAGCAGAATCCCACCTTCAATAAGCATGATGAATAGGGACGCATATTGCTCAGCATTTACTTTTTTATCAATTTCACCCTTCTGTTGTCCCTCCAGAATAGCGGCTGATATTTTGGCCATCCACTGTTCAAAAGATTTTTTAACCTGGTTTTTTAAAGCAGGGAAAGAGTCATCAGCTTCTGTTGCCGCATTCATGATGGGACAGCCTCCGTTTGAGAAAACAAACTTCCAGTTTTTCCGGTAAAAATCTACAAAAGCATGAAGCTTATCCAGGGATTTAGGATATTCATCACTAAAAGAGCGGCTGAGGGTTTTGCCCAGCAATCCGGCATTGTATTTATAGACTTCAATGGCTACTTCATCTTTATTTTCAAAATTTCCGTAAATACTTCCTTTCGTTAATCCGGTTGCCTGAGTAATGTCGGACAGCGATGTGGAAATATAACCCTTTGTATTAAAAAGAGTTGCTGTTTTCTCGATGATATGCTGTTTTGTTTTTTCGGCCTTCGACATTATAAATGGTTAAATACTATACAAATATACAAAAATATACCGCTCGGTATATTTTATTTTAAAATTTACGGATACAGATCTTGTGTGTCTTTAAGTTTTGACTAAAGCCAATAGAATTGTTTTAAAATAAAAAACGGGCTAAAGCCCGTTCCTATTGATGTTGAAATTCATATTTTTATTGCTCCAGAGTAGCATTCAATGTAATTTCAAAGTTGAATGCTGCACTTACAGGGCAACCTTCTTCAGCAATCTTAGCAAATTTCTGGAATTCTTCTTCTGAGATTCCCGGAACTTTAGCAGTTAAAGTCAGTTCAGATTTTGTAATCTTTCCAATATTTGGATCAAGAGTAATAACAGAAGTTGTTTTTAGCTCTTCAGGATTGTACCCTGCCTGTGAAAGCTCTGCATCTAATTTCATGGTGAAACATCCAGCATGAGCTGCTGCCAGTAATTCTTCAGGGTTTGTCCCTACACCATCCGCAAAACGGCTGTTGAAAGAATATTGAGTCTGGTTTAAAGTCATACTTTGAGTAGTTAAGTGTCCTTTTCCTTCTTTGATGGTACCGTTCCAAACGGCTGTTGCGTTACGTCTCATAATGTTTTGTTTTTGTATTTAATGTTGTTTGATTTTGATATTACAAAGGTATGTCGGTGATAGGGAGTATTCAATAGATAAAAAGACTTAAATATTGTACTTTTTTCCCGATGAGTAATTTTTTTTAAAATTGGAAGGAGTATTGCCTGTTTTATTGGTAAAAAGGCGGTTGAAATAGGCCGGATCTTCATATCCAAGATCGTAGGCGATTTCTTTAACAGGTTTATCGGTGTAGAATAGTAACCTTTTTGCTTCTAATAAAATTCTGTTGATGATGAACTGATTGGGAGAATCCAGATTTAAATTTTTAAATTTATGGGTTAAGGTCTTTGGGGCAATGTGAAGCAGGTCTGCATAATCTGCTACATTATGTTTTTCTCTGAAATGTATTTCCAGATGTCTGCTGAAGTCTCTGAAAATATCAAGTTCACTGCCTGGTATTCTGAGTGTTTCATTATCTAAATTCTGTTTTTTCCATTTTCGGGTAGCCCGGATGATAATCTGTTTTACATAGGTTCTGATCATTTCCTCAGCAGACGAATCTTTCCATTCAAGTTCATCCTGAATATTCTGAAACAGATCTTTTATAAGTGTCGCTTCGGAAGGATCAAGCTCTACGAAAGGAATCTCAAATACATTATGGAAGAGAAGTCCATCGCACGCTACTTCCTTATCATGAATCTGAATACAATAAAAATCACGGTTGTAGAAAAGCAGAATAGATTCATCTTTTCCTTTTTGTATGCTTAGATGTTGGTTCGTCAAAAAAAACAGTGAAGGTTTCTTTGTTTTGTAATGATTAAAATCTACCGTAAGTTCGTATCCTGAGGGAATAAAAAATACTTTGATATCAGTTCTGAAATGGTTTCCGTTGAAATTTTCCAGATTTTCTTCTGAAAATATTTCCAGTCCGAGTCTTTTATAGTGATCTTCAAAAATAAGCTGTTGCGGCATACTTTAACTTTAGTTTAAAGATACAAAAAAGCATGATTTGAGCTGTATTAAATTAATGATACCCAAATTTCTGATGTAAGCCATATGGAATTGGAATAAAATAAATCGGAAATATGTTTTTACATTGATATTATTTTATCATTTTTACAAAGATTTGTATTACGGTCTATATTATTAACCTTTTTTCAAAACTGCCTGCATGAGCGAATTAGAAAATATTCTGAGAGAAATAACTCCACTATCTCCTGAGGACAGTTTTCTTGTGTTTGACAGGATTAAAGCATCATTTGATTTTCCATACCATTATCATCCGGAAATTGAAATCAACTTTATCTACAAAGGAAAAGGATACCGGAGAATGGTTGGAGATCACACCGGAGAAATAGGAAACATTGAGCTGGTTTTAGTAGGACCCAATTTACCACATTGCTGGGCCAATTACAGATGCAAAAACAGGAAAACCCACGAAATCACAATACAATTTAACCAGGATTTCTTTCAACAATCACTGATGGAGAAAAATATTCTGAAACCCATCAACAATCTGATGAAAGATTCCATCAGAGGAATTCTTTTTTCTACGGAAACGGCTGAGAAACTAAAAGATTCGTTTCTCAATCTGTCAAAGATGAACAGCTTTGAATCATTCATAGAAATTATGAAAATTCTGAATGAACTGGCAGTTGCAGAAAACAAAACGCTCTTGTCATCGTATAGTATTGAGCTTGAAACTTTTGCAGATAATGATAAAATGAAGGTCGTTCATGATTTTGTACATAAGAATTTTGAAAATAAAATAACTCTGGACAATGCAGCCTCATTGGTGAATATGAGTAATGTAACGTTCAACAGGTTTATTAAAAAAAGAACCGGAAAGACTTTCATTAATTATCTGAATGAAATAAGAATCAGCTATGCCGCACGGTGGCTGATGGAAAAGAATCTTACCGTTTTTGAAATCGCTTTTGAAGCGGGGTTTAATAATATTGCCAACTTCAATAAGGTATTTAAGTCAATAAAAAAGACAACTCCTACTGAATTTAAAGAACAATTCAAAGGGGTGAAAAAAATCGAATAATACTCATTTAAAATTCATTTTTTCTGTATCATCAGTTCAAAATAAAACACAAAACCGGGTAGTTATATCCGGTTTTATTTTGATAAAAAACTAAGATAAATCCTCTTTTTTTGATAGAAATTAATAAGGTGTATTTTGTTGATATATAAAGGTTTAATGGCTTTTAAATAAAATTGCTGAAAAAATAATATCGTTTTATGATAAAATAGTATTATATCAGACTGGTTACAAAATTTAGATTTGTGAATGTGAATTAAATCTTAACAAAACTTTAAATAATTTAATACATAAACGGCAATTTTTTGCTAAGAAAACAATAATTTTTTTTGTATTGAAAAATAAAGCAATGTAATTGATTCTCAATTAAATCTAACGAATCTATACCTTATGAGAAAAGCAGTTATACCTGTTCTGTTCGTTTTTTCACTTTCTGCGAATGCACAGGAGAAAAAATCGGCCGACACTACGAAGACAAACAGTATTGAGGAGGTCGTAGTCACCTCTTTGGGGATAAAAAGGCAGGCCCGCTCTTTGACGTATTCCAGTCAGCAGATTGGTGGAGATGAGCTTACAGAAGTGAAAACTCCCAATCTATTAAATTCAATCAATGGAAAAGTATCCAACGTACAGATCAACAGAACTAATGGTGTAGGAAGCTCGGTAAGGGTGATTATGAGAGGGAATAAGTCT is a genomic window containing:
- a CDS encoding acetyl-CoA C-acetyltransferase — encoded protein: METKKVAIVGYNRIPFARMNTAYSEQGNQDLLLASLNGLIDRYHLKGKRLGEVAGGAVIKHISESNLIRETVMNTTLDPATPACDLQQACDTGIESAIYIGNKIALGQIECGIACGVEAMSNIPFESSPRLRKALLKANKEKSAFGKIKQLLSPKLKDWMPIPYKGQEPKTGLVMGEHTEITAKYYKISREEQDELALKSHQNMAKAYDEGFFDDMITPAFGLDKDNNMRRDSSIEKLSQLKPAFDKQNGTLTAGNSTPFTDGASAVLLASEEWAKANNLPVLAYITFSELAGIEYVENKQDLLLAPVFAAERMLKKAGMNLSDFDYYEIHEAFAAQVLATIKIWENEELAKKFGLEKALGKIDRSKLNVKGGSLAAAHPFAATGGRIIATLAKLLDEKGSGKGFISICAARGQGVTMILEK
- a CDS encoding TetR/AcrR family transcriptional regulator; amino-acid sequence: MSKAEKTKQHIIEKTATLFNTKGYISTSLSDITQATGLTKGSIYGNFENKDEVAIEVYKYNAGLLGKTLSRSFSDEYPKSLDKLHAFVDFYRKNWKFVFSNGGCPIMNAATEADDSFPALKNQVKKSFEQWMAKISAAILEGQQKGEIDKKVNAEQYASLFIMLIEGGILLSKTMGDQSFLNHALDKIIYMIDHELNILPS
- a CDS encoding helix-turn-helix domain-containing protein — translated: MPQQLIFEDHYKRLGLEIFSEENLENFNGNHFRTDIKVFFIPSGYELTVDFNHYKTKKPSLFFLTNQHLSIQKGKDESILLFYNRDFYCIQIHDKEVACDGLLFHNVFEIPFVELDPSEATLIKDLFQNIQDELEWKDSSAEEMIRTYVKQIIIRATRKWKKQNLDNETLRIPGSELDIFRDFSRHLEIHFREKHNVADYADLLHIAPKTLTHKFKNLNLDSPNQFIINRILLEAKRLLFYTDKPVKEIAYDLGYEDPAYFNRLFTNKTGNTPSNFKKNYSSGKKYNI
- a CDS encoding OsmC family protein — encoded protein: MRRNATAVWNGTIKEGKGHLTTQSMTLNQTQYSFNSRFADGVGTNPEELLAAAHAGCFTMKLDAELSQAGYNPEELKTTSVITLDPNIGKITKSELTLTAKVPGISEEEFQKFAKIAEEGCPVSAAFNFEITLNATLEQ
- a CDS encoding PaaI family thioesterase yields the protein MDRLAQLQQFIGKEFDQSPSPFMKWLNPIVLSVEEGQLEFQYTVRPEWLNPIGNLHGGVTAAIIDDIIGATMFSLNENSFITTINNVIDYFSTAKENDNIVAETKIIKRGKQFVNAQCEIWNADKTRLIARGTSNLFKINN
- a CDS encoding AraC family transcriptional regulator, yielding MSELENILREITPLSPEDSFLVFDRIKASFDFPYHYHPEIEINFIYKGKGYRRMVGDHTGEIGNIELVLVGPNLPHCWANYRCKNRKTHEITIQFNQDFFQQSLMEKNILKPINNLMKDSIRGILFSTETAEKLKDSFLNLSKMNSFESFIEIMKILNELAVAENKTLLSSYSIELETFADNDKMKVVHDFVHKNFENKITLDNAASLVNMSNVTFNRFIKKRTGKTFINYLNEIRISYAARWLMEKNLTVFEIAFEAGFNNIANFNKVFKSIKKTTPTEFKEQFKGVKKIE